Proteins from a single region of Plasmodium brasilianum strain Bolivian I chromosome 13, whole genome shotgun sequence:
- a CDS encoding acid phosphatase produces the protein MKMRKHIVSLDEEKLFENVSKDDCGIIKKFNLGVCAMESKVESAPMECILKRLAKSGDFNIIKFKEDMILNNDIDTWPIVDCLIAFYSTGFPLKKAIEYVNKYKPITLNNLDKQLILRSRLQIYEQLKKWGVPHANYVVVDHDTVKRGDHVFEEYYDYIVYDNIRLNKPFIEKPINADNHNNWIYYPKNTGGGCKKLFRKIKDRSSEYCPDIHKVRNNGIYIYEEFLSTFGTDIKVYTVGQMFAHAEARKSPALDGKVCRTSDGKEVRYAVILSEAEKMIAYRIVEAFKQTVCGFDILRTTMGPFVCDVNGWSFVKGNVKYYNDCAHILRAMFLAKLEEKYNIIPRDLADNWYNIENEEEVLRKTFTQPDDLHCSHHEELCSVIIVMRHGDRKPKQKMKFITDKPLLLDYFNCEESLYNVIENKFTHDDHLKINNDFSCSSNNNNNNNNNSNSNSNSNSLCLNYLKHNRIDSSMFQYDARSKTYSSNLNHNISFNAQKYESHSNVFVETANPVHDKQNIHLWEHTSSNAQQQANGANDSKVEATHEKAVKRFDYEVPCSTTMANTTAANCAIASTSVTSAGVNCAIASTSVTSAGANCAIASTSVTSAAANCDIASTSVTSAAANCDIASTSVTSAGANCAIASSITSATHADELRKNYLYKAYTKKEIKFKSPEELQDLFLRNNIILNDIKKEYKVVKEQMLKVQGKREENSNKEGQHELSSSKEGKHNQGKIEKTDNCPNEECLEERDNHEKKIHERELSRDGHSNILTMTLEELEVKRSEYEVMIENHKTLQKILERGDGFTGINRKVQLKPFDFVIVNDKIIVTNILVVAKWGGELTRMGRRQSENLGKRFRATLYPGDSDGLLRLHSTFRHDFKIFTSDEGRCQITSAAFTKGFLDLDGELTPILVAMVIRNSKAHSLLDDNRPSLERTHCKLYIDSIMNENKNIDDELLKKLTCGKHSRGFRESLKKIRNFFELMSKIRKTIYDFLKSLNQEVQKWLNLFPYDEYALYVIDILHEIQVRWKSLTKMWFKKNKNKYDTSKIPDIVDNVRFDLIHHHSYLGSGLDKAFEIYNLIEPLTNFISQAEYGITPEDKVKIGVNIVGKLLRKLIHDVTYYRDEEDRNKKNSKSNNSLKNSFHISHMNPFSFVKGRERQVKEVGQVKKIGQIQELDQGNCTQNTAQNTAQNAAQNTAQNAAQNTAQTSEGSEEQRGTPKFVNTCEYNSRQNFLDTLVLKNSYIKSAEESKNESENKGTWNRNINNEVDNMSSSSNTKALNDVVREEGPIIKGARSGSPSNASNNVVASGSPSNANNYIPISDNISTLYSFNLESNKFKKDHSDNVKQYERREYMSKEDSGNTTGEGKYSNEKCNAHVSTLMEMDLSVGNIPHNLEIQEERSNQLLTNCLYYVNTSSTALKNINDSTPKSNIPTLDSRNNNVIEIGAHTNAYMSSCNNCSNSEGKISKLMDNLNNDYKSLLHLADINISSMNNVSSMNNVSSMNNVSSMNSVSGMNNVSSMNNVSSMNNVSSMNNVSSMNNVSSMNNVSSMNTMGGVNSYSKSSIMYNTNVKDIYTPKLINKKEALVINSSDLWAHQNKYRKENNEKQKMKKIKSAKEIDMNEKKEDNNNNYNNNNYNNNNYNNNNYNNNNYNNNNYNNSNYNNNNYNNNNYNNSNYNNNNYNNSNYNNNNYNNSNYNNNNYNNNNYNNNNYNNNNYNNNNYNNNNYNNNNYNNNDYRKNNSYSNNNNITYKHNAPQQKPQNNYSDSFCMNTHMNECYDGVRKKNGTEEEHVGEGGGSIKSVESGQSGKRGKSCYSMNTVHASDNTAYIFPNDANEHRRDGKKDGREKNEKGEEMEDGKEEDDEGEEEQEHDDDEDIIRLKETDARRLGIRSPWRMVRSRYYVTSASHMISLLNILIHAKNADNSISQNIIDNDSLKSIGDVTDLHYLSHLVFRVWERKQLKRNDHNRFRIEILFSSGAKDGFGQNYELLEKDAKAQQQKYERHINKYFDDKDKKGHIEKNDPYGINVNRNGDPLSAIITSSGEDKPKVEKERGKGENLGDDKKGHISSNCASGSSNGGGIGGGNNVSSSGCNGGGANHGSEERTAKASIEEKKNCLNRSNNNIGDDPNNESYNSHSNSSINMKEDKIKRMNVSSSFKFSKSVVDKPVSSNRRGSNYLNFDMMNMAEKKKSSVYTFSNHSVNDNNVLCSFNIFNKSENEEKFESSYYRREMSYEFGSIHKKMSLSNNNLNREGSYMVRSISSNLRKKNKQKDNLKMDYEKKEKEDITKENLLTYENECISICSQELNRKSHRSFSCQSDRSFYVNKKDGELLSDDTKGKTNIKNRNNLQENEKIKNKFEKNYLQSNNSEENKKVNVFSHVFQHFNENKKNSTSNLKFFYKTYMPDYEKIIENDKKAETFDVPPYCELAPLIVLTKNCQLSTFENILTQILNKYSKSSKNKDKGKLDRDARNGHK, from the coding sequence gaattTCTTTCGACTTTTGGTACagatataaaagtatatactGTTGGTCAAATGTTTGCTCATGCAGAGGCTAGGAAATCACCAGCATTAGATGGAAAAGTATGTAGGACTTCTGATGGTAAAGAAGTTAGATATGCTGTCATTTTGTCCGAAGCGGAGAAGATGATTGCTTATCGAATAGTTGAAGCATTTAAACAAACTGTATGTGGGTTTGATATATTGCGTACTACTATGGGTCCTTTTGTATGTGATGTGAATGGATGGTCTTTTGTTAAAGGGAATGTCAAATACTACAATGATTGTGCACATATATTAAGAGCAATGTTTTTAGCTAAgttagaagaaaaatataacatcaTTCCAAGAGACCTTGCTGATAATTGGTATAATATAGAAAACGAAGAAGAAGTGTTAAGGAAAACATTTACACAGCCAGATGATTTGCATTGTTCTCATCATGAAGAGTTATGCTCAGTAATCATTGTTATGAGACACGGTGATAGAAAaccaaaacaaaaaatgaaatttattacGGACAAACCATTATTATTAGATTATTTCAATTGTGAAGAAAGTTTATATAACGTTATTGAAAATAAGTTTACTCATGATGACCATTTGAAAATTAACAATGATTTTAGttgtagtagtaataataataataataataataacaatagtaatagtaatagtaatagtaatagtttATGCTTGAATTATCTAAAACACAATAGAATAGATTCCTCCATGTTTCAGTATGATGCCCGTAGCAAAACGTACTCTTCTAATTTGAATCATAACATTTCCTTTAATGCACAAAAATATGAATCCCACAGTAACGTATTTGTAGAAACTGCTAATCCTGTCCACGATAAACAAAACATCCATTTGTGGGAACACACTAGTAGCAACGCACAGCAGCAGGCAAACGGAGCTAACGACAGCAAGGTCGAAGCCACACATGAAAAGGCGGTCAAAAGGTTTGACTATGAGGTACCGTGCTCAACTACCATGGCTAATACTACCGCTGCTAACTGTGCCATCGCTTCTACTTCTGTTACTTCAGCTGGTGTTAATTGTGCCATCGCTTCTACTTCTGTTACTTCAGCTGGTGCTAATTGTGCTATCGCTTCTACTTCTGTTACTTCCGCCGCTGCTAATTGTGATATCGCTTCTACTTCTGTTACTTCCGCCGCTGCTAATTGTGATATCGCTTCTACTTCTGTTACTTCAGCTGGTGCTAATTGTGCTATCGCTTCTAGCATCACTAGCGCTACGCACGCAGACGAGCTTAGGAAGAATTACCTGTACAAAGCGTACACGAAAAAGGAGATAAAATTCAAATCCCCCGAAGAACTGCAGGATCTCTTTCTAAGAAACAACATCATTCTGAATGATATCAAGAAGGAGTACAAGGTTGTTAAGGAGCAGATGTTGAAGGTACAgggaaaaagagaagaaaatagTAACAAGGAGGGACAGCACGAATTGAGCAGTAGTAAAGAGGGGAAGCACAACCAAGGAAAAATCGAAAAAACGGATAATTGTCCAAATGAGGAATGTTTAGAAGAACGGGATAATCACGAAAAGAAGATACATGAAAGGGAGTTATCCAGAGATGGACATTCCAATATTTTGACGATGACGTTAGAAGAGCTTGAAGTGAAACGGAGCGAATATGAAGTAATGATAGAGAACCACAAAACACTACAAAAAATACTTGAACGAGGTGATGGTTTTACAGGTATAAACAGAAAAGTTCAATTAAAACCATTCGATTTTGTTATAGtgaatgataaaataatagtaacaaacATTCTGGTTGTAGCAAAATGGGGAGGAGAATTAACAAGGATGGGTAGAAGACAATCTGAAAATTTAGGAAAGAGATTTAGAGCTACGCTATATCCAGGTGATTCTGATGGGTTACTAAGATTACATTCAACATTTAGACatgattttaaaatatttacatcaGATGAAGGAAGATGTCAAATAACATCGGCAGCATTTACAAAAGGGTTTTTAGATTTAGATGGAGAATTAACACCTATTTTAGTAGCAATGGTTATTAGAAATTCTAAAGCCCATAGTTTATTAGATGATAATAGACCTAGTTTAGAAAGAACACATTGCAAACTGTATATTGACAGTATaatgaatgaaaataaaaatatagatgatgagttattaaagaaattaaCATGTGGTAAACATTCAAGGGGATTTAGagaatcattaaaaaaaattagaaacttttttgaattaatgagtaaaataagaaaaacgatttatgattttttaaaaagtttaaatCAGGAAGTACAGAAATGGCTTAATCTTTTTCCTTACGATGAATATGCATTATATGTTATAGACATACTTCATGAAATACAAGTGAGATGGAAATCATTAACTAAAATGtggtttaaaaaaaataaaaataaatatgacaCATCTAAAATACCTGATATAGTTGACAATGTGAGATTTGACTTAATACACCATCATTCATATTTAGGTAGTGGGTTAGACAAAGCTTTTGAAATATACAATCTTATAGAACCGTTAACTAATTTTATATCACAAGCTGAGTATGGTATTACTCCTGAAGATAAGGTAAAAATTGGTGTTAACATTGTCGGGAAATTGCTTAGAAAACTCATACACGATGTTACATATTACAGGGATGAAGAGGATaggaataagaaaaatagtaAGTCCAACAACTCGCTTAAAAATTCCTTCCACATCTCGCACATGAACCCGTTCAGCTTTGTGAAGGGGAGGGAGAGGCAGGTAAAGGAAGTTGGGCAggtgaaaaaaataggaCAGATACAGGAATTAGACCAGGGGAACTGTACGCAAAATACTGCACAAAATACTGCACAAAATGCTGCACAAAATACTGCACAAAATGCTGCACAAAATACTGCTCAAACGTCGGAAGGGTCAGAGGAACAAAGAGGGACGCCTAAATTTGTCAACACGTGTGAGTACAACTCAAGgcaaaattttttagataCTTTAGTATTGAAAAATAGCTACATAAAGAGTGCTGAAGAGAGTAAAAATGAGAGTGAAAACAAAGGCACATGGAacagaaatattaataatgaagTGGATAATAtgagtagtagtagtaatactAAGGCGTTAAATGATGTAGTGAGGGAAGAGGGACCTATCATTAAAGGGGCAAGAAGTGGTTCTCCAAGTAATGCAAGTAACAACGTCGTGGCAAGTGGATCACCAAGCAATGCAAACAACTACATTCCGATAAGTGACAATATATCAACCCTTTATTCGTTCAATTTGGAgagtaataaatttaaaaaagaccATTCTGATAATGTTAAACAATATGAAAGGCGTGAATACATGTCAAAAGAGGACAGTGGAAATACTACAGGAGAGGGGAAATACagtaatgaaaaatgtaatgCACATGTAAGCACATTAATGGAAATGGACTTATCTGTGGGGAACATTCCCCATAATTTAGAAATACAGGAAGAAAGAAGCAATCAACTACTAACAAATTGTCTATATTATGTCAACACGAGTTCTACTGCactgaaaaatataaatgattctACCCCCAAAAGTAATATACCAACACTAGATTCTAGAAATAACAATGTCATAGAAATAGGAGCTCATACAAATGCATATATGAGTTCCTGCAACAACTGCAGCAATAGTGAAGGTAAAATAAGCAAGTTAATGGATAATCTGAACAATGATTACAAGAGTTTGCTGCATCTTgctgatataaatataagcaGTATGAACAATGTAAGCAGCATGAACAATGTAAGCAGCATGAACAATGTAAGCAGTATGAACAGTGTAAGCGGCATGAACAATGTAAGCAGTATGAACAATGTAAGCAGTATGAACAATGTAAGCAGCATGAACAATGTAAGCAGTATGAACAATGTAAGCAGCATGAACAATGTAAGCAGCATGAATACTATGGGCGGGGTGAACAGCTACAGCAAAAGTAGCATCATGTACAACACAAATGtgaaagatatatatacgccaaaattaattaacaaaaaagagGCCCTTGTAATAAACTCGTCTGACTTGTGGGCTCATCAGAATAAGTACagaaaggaaaataatgaaaaacaaaaaatgaaaaaaataaaaagtgcCAAAGAAATAGatatgaatgaaaaaaaagaagacaacaacaataattataacaacaataattataacaacaataattataacaacaataattataacaacaataattataacaacaataattataacaacagtaattataacaacaataattataacaacaataattataacaacagtaattataacaacaataattataacaacagtaattataacaacaataattataacaacagtaattataacaacaataattataacaataataattataacaataataattataacaataataattataacaataataattataacaacaataattataacaacaataattataacaacaaTGATTATAGAAAGAATAATagttatagtaataataataatattacttaTAAACACAATGCACCTCAGCAGAAGCCGCAGAACAACTATAGCGACAGTTTTTGTATGAATACTCATATGAACGAATGTTATGACGGggtcaggaaaaaaaatgggacTGAAGAGGAGCACGTGGGGGAGGGAGGAGGAAGTATTAAAAGTGTGGAAAGTGGACAGAGCGGAAAGAGGGGGAAGTCTTGTTATTCCATGAATACCGTTCATGCAAGTGATAATACCGCTTACATTTTTCCGAATGATGCAAACGAACACAGAAGGGACGGTAAAAAGGATGGCAGAGAGAAGAACGAAAAGGGGGAAGAAATGGAGGACGGGAAGGAGGAAGATGATGAAGGGGAGGAAGAACAAGAGcatgatgatgatgaagatATAATTAGGCTGAAAGAAACAGATGCAAGGAGACTGGGTATAAGATCCCCATGGAGAATGGTTAGGTCACGATATTATGTTACATCAGCATCTCATATGATCTCgttgttaaatatattaatacatgcAAAAAATGCTGATAATTCAATTAgtcaaaatattattgacAATGATTCATTAAAAAGCATAGGGGATGTTACagatttacattatttatcaCATTTAGTTTTTAGAGTATGGGAAagaaaacaattaaaaagaaatgacCATAACAGATTTCgtatagaaatattattcaGTTCTGGTGCAAAGGATGGCTTTGGTCAGAATTATGAACTTTTAGAAAAAGATGCAAAGGCACAACAACAAAAATATGAGAGACacataaacaaatattttgatgataaagataaaaaagggCATATCGAGAAAAATGATCCATATGGGATTAATGTCAATCGGAATGGCGATCCCCTAAGTGCTATAATTACATCATCTGGGGAAGATAAGCCCAAGGTGGAGAAAGAAAGAGGGAAGGGCGAAAATTTGGGGGATGATAAGAAAGGGCATATATCAAGTAACTGCGCAAGTGGCAGCAGTAATGGGGGCGGTATTGGAGGTGGTAATAATGTAAGCAGTAGTGGCTGCAATGGAGGTGGCGCAAACCACGGGAGTGAGGAGCGGACGGCGAAGGCAAGCATAGAAGAGAAGAAGAACTGCCTCAACCGTAGCAATAATAACATAGGAGATGATCCGAATAATGAATCGTATAATTCCCATTCTAATTCATcaataaatatgaaagaggataaaataaagagaatGAATGTAAGTAGTAGTTTTAAGTTTTCAAAAAGTGTAGTAGATAAACCAGTCAGTTCGAATAGAAGAGGAtctaattatttaaatttcgATATGATGAATATGgcagagaaaaaaaaaagtagtgtGTATACCTTCTCTAATCATTCtgtaaatgataataatgtattatgttcattcaatatttttaataaaagtgaaaatgaggaaaaattCGAAAGCTCTTATTATAGAAGAGAAATGTCATACGAGTTTGGGAGCATACATAAAAAGATGAGTTTAagtaataacaatttaaatAGAGAAGGAAGTTATATGGTTAGGTCTATTAGCTctaatttaagaaaaaaaaacaaacaaaaagataatttaaaaatggattatgaaaaaaaagaaaaagaagatattactaaggaaaatttattaacatatGAAAATGAATGCATAAGTATTTGCTCGCAAGAATTAAACCGTAAATCACATAGAAGTTTTTCATGTCAAAGTGATAGAtctttttatgtaaataaaaaagatggaGAATTATTAAGTGATGatacaaaaggaaaaactaatataaaaaatagaaataatttacaagaaaatgaaaaaataaaaaataaatttgaaaaaaattatctacAGAGTAACAATagtgaagaaaataaaaaagttaatgtATTTTCTCATGTCTTTCaacattttaatgaaaataaaaaaaattccacGTCTAATTTAAAGttcttttataaaacatacatgccagattatgaaaaaattattgaaaatgacaaaaaagcAGAGACTTTTGATGTACCCCCTTATTGTGAATTAGCCCCCTTAATAGTTCTGACAAAGAATTGCCAACTGTCCACTTTTGAAAATATCTTAActcaaattttaaataaatactcaaaaagtagtaaaaataaggatAAGGGGAAGCTTGACAGGGACGCCAGGAATGGTCATAAATGA